The sequence below is a genomic window from Pecten maximus chromosome 14, xPecMax1.1, whole genome shotgun sequence.
ACGTCCATCAGATGTAGGACAGATCGACGTGATGTAACCCGGGGATGGGAACTGGGACATGACGGTTGGACGGTCACGAAGTTTGTACCGGACTTCTCCAGTGGACGCTTGACCAGCCTCTGTAGACTGTTTTGGTCGGACTACTGGACGTTGTTCGGAGTGACCACTAGTTGGCGATCCTGCCTGGAGATGGTCAGTAGTAAGTTTTAGGTTCCCGAGGGCCTGTTTTAGGTGACTTAGTCTGTCCATACCCGGAGTAAACTGTGCCATGTCTATGTTAGGTGTCGGTGAGATGCCTAGATCTATTTCCTGGATTTCTGATGCCGAGTCGTACACGAGTACACCGGTTCCTGTCTGGAGAGTTTGTTTATACTCTGATGAGAGTTCCCTCAAAGTTTTCAGTCTACTCTCCAGGTCTGTGATGTGGGTCTGTATTAGGTCCATGGCCGCCACCTCCATCTTGTCACAAAGTGTGATATAATCCTCAGTGATTTTGTCTAACTCTAACttacatttttcattattatcGATGATGTTTTTGCGAAGTTTATCGTACATAGGTTTGCATGAAGTCATTTTTGTTCGAGATGAGATGATTTCTTGGTTTAGTTttggaatatttacattttctgtcTCATTGACAAAGTCCTGGAGTATTTGATTGTGTCGTGTTTTGATGTCAGATATCTCCAGAAAACTGTTTATATGTTCTTTATGGAGAGTGATAGAACATTTTGTACAGATTAACATTTTACAGTCCTGGCATAAAAATACGACTTCATTTTGTTTGTGGACATCACACTTTACTTGTCCTTTGGGTCTAATAGGACGCTGTGGTTTGATAATTGAGCGGCCGAGTTTTGAAGCCATGACTATTAGTAATTAAACGTGACAAGATGGAGTTCGGCGACACTCTGGATCCTCTTGTGtatctgtgtatctgtataacaaagaaATGACGCAATAAGTAACACAAATCTAcattgttatatgtacagttatatattGGATTCTAAAAAATCTCAATACGTCATCAGATAGTTCACACACTTTTGGCGAGAAAAATATCATTAGTTCGGAAGTAAGTCAGCCGTAGTAAGGTATTAACACCGTCATGATTTAAACTGATATAGGCCCAAAGTACCCGTTGTATCTGTTGTTTGACGAAAACAGTCACAGTCTAGTTTATTCCTGTCTTAGTTTTTTCAAACACCCCGGGACAAGTATCCATTTATATTACTTGGAGTGgatgttatttcaatatacaatgcCTAATAATCTGGTATTTTACAATTCCATTGTGCTATTTATGTAAATTGACCACACACACACTCCAAAATACGGTGGTTCACACCGACACATGacatattgaataaaatattgtctaTTTTCTAGGAAATTCCAGTATGACTAGGAAAataatcactgatgactctgCTTATGAAGAAATNNNNNNNNNNNNNNNNNNNNNNNNNNNNNNNNNNNNNNNNNNNNNNNNNNNNNNNNNNNNNNNNNNNNNNNNNNNNNNNNNNNNNNNNNNNNNNNNNNNNNNNNNNNNNNNNNNNNNNNNNNNNNNNNNNNNNNNNNNNNNNNNNNNNNNNNNNNNNNNNNNNNNNNNNNNNNNNNNNNNNNNNNNNNNNNNNNNNNNNNNNNNNNNNNNNNNNNNNNNNNNNNNNNNNNNNNNNNNNNNNNNNNNNNNNNNNNNNNNNNNNNNNNNNNNNNNNNNNNNNNNNNNNNNNNNNNNNNNNNNNNNNNNNNNNNNNNNNNNNNNNNNNNNNNNNNNNNNNNNNNNNNNNNNNNNNNNNNNNNNNNNNNNNNNNNNNNNNNNNNNNNNNNNNNNNNNNNNNNNNNNNNNNNNNNNNNNNNNNNNNNNNNNNNNNNNNNNNNNNNNNNNNNNNNNNNNNNNNNNNNNNNNNNNNNNNNNNNNNNNNNNNNNNNNNNNNNNNNNNNATGGCTGCGCCAAAACGTTTGAACATCGGAGACAGTGTATTTTATAAAGGAGACATTAAGCAGAGCGTTAATTTCTATCCAATCAGAGCAGACTTTGCTTAACACTATGTTGCAAGGTATATTTCCACAGGTAACCTTTGGAGagcatttctacatgaattgCTAGCCGACATCCCCGAAAGTTATCGAACCGGTTTGGAATTGACGTCagctttttaattttaattagcACGCGCGCCTTATCGTTTCATGTGAATTGTAACATCCATGTAGCGACACATTTCCCGGGGTTTCGTTGCCGTTTTTCTTTTaggaagaggtagatctcagatCTAAacagaatagaaataatcaactttgactcgtgtattgttgcaggatcTACAACTCaaactcggatattttgcaattttaattaataactctgcggccttcgttataatttaattgcaaaacaTCCTCGTCATctttgtatatcctgcaataatacacgaatcatcgttaattatttcttaactaAGCAACTATTGGCATGTGCTGCCAATTCATACTTGCCTCTGCCGTTCATGCTCCCCTCCCCGAGTCTCTTACCCTGTTATACCCCCAGTAATAAACTTTCCTTATGTGGTAGTGTGAACATATGGCTGCAAAATATGTGTGCTTTGCATGCTGCTCCCAGGGTTATACCAATATACCACATCTTTACAAAGCACATTCTTGTTGTTTTAAATCCTCAACTTCCCAAACCTTTCCTTACCTTGCCAAACCCAGGCACTAAGGGCTGGTCTCATCACCCGagcattttcttttattttcagataGAAAGACCATCATAGCCTTTTTCATTTgttcttttttatcatttcccAATAATGAGGGCGTATCAAAAGACTTAACATCATTATAGCACGATCACCTACGTGCTGGGGTGAAGAAATGGAATGAGGAGTTTGAGTTTGATGCAGTGTACTGATAAATGTCAGAAAATGTTAGAATACTATAATTGTTACCACTATTCCAATAACTAGCACTTTTCATTTCAAACCAAATATAATGTCTCGGTCCTTTGAGTCTCAATACCCATATCAAGTCATCAAAAACGATTTACTTGTCCAGAACATATAAGCAACAGTAAGATAAAACGTCAACATCAGATGAAAGCTGGAAAATAACTGGAGAGATCGGGAAACCTATCCttgaatatattataatatttacaatatacaaaaagcTGTACTTATTTTAATGAATCCCagacctttgacctttattctttcctttcttttattcacctctctctttctctctccaCCATTTCTAGGGTGGCAATTCTTTAGACAGCCAATGGTGTTGATAATAACGTAAATGTCACTTGGTCACTGTCTTTGATTTCTACATCTCCTGTATCACTTTGATCATGGTCGTTTTCGTTGACTTTCGTTGACAAATGGCCATCCTGAACGTGCTTGTTGTCTTTGATTCCCGAGGAAGTGACGTCTTCATTAACAGATAAttcattgttgatattgttaGTTGTCCATTCGGGAACCATCCGCTTCGATAGCGCATCAAGCGTTTCCCTGCAAGTAAAAACTTCAGAGTTAAAACGCAACGCCTGAACAAAATATTGCCAATA
It includes:
- the LOC117341873 gene encoding uncharacterized protein LOC117341873 → MASKLGRSIIKPQRPIRPKGQVKCDVHKQNEVVFLCQDCKMLICTKCSITLHKEHINSFLEISDIKTRHNQILQDFVNETENVNIPKLNQEIISSRTKMTSCKPMYDKLRKNIIDNNEKCKLELDKITEDYITLCDKMEVAAMDLIQTHITDLESRLKTLRELSSEYKQTLQTGTGVLVYDSASEIQEIDLGISPTPNIDMAQFTPGMDRLSHLKQALGNLKLTTDHLQAGSPTSGHSEQRPVVRPKQSTEAGQASTGEVRYKLRDRPTVMSQFPSPGYITSICPTSDGRAWLCNYVTNTVNLINNQVQVIQTVRHSSDIWDISVDPTTGRLWFCCWGDKTICEVSTSHKPVTRFTTDDDPDSLCVTREGRVVVGTRGRQVYKVWVYTVDGQVLHTDIVEGGVQSISQCGVTGNIAVVVYRKRIIVYNSTLQPLVNYQGEGIQARGEGIQIWGSVTPEQFDPRTVVYDSKGNIVIADQTRNTIELISGAGKYIKTLHTNKERQGPVGIQKGDVLWSNLELDTGEWVLKLLKYYSD
- the LOC117342467 gene encoding uncharacterized protein LOC117342467, whose amino-acid sequence is MNKNMQNIDECLGTHKLNLVSVSARLARQERTLIRIQETLDALSKRMVPEWTTNNINNELSVNEDVTSSGIKDNKHVQDGHLSTKVNENDHDQSDTGDVEIKDSDQVTFTLLSTPLAV